The proteins below come from a single Camelus bactrianus isolate YW-2024 breed Bactrian camel chromosome 2, ASM4877302v1, whole genome shotgun sequence genomic window:
- the ADRA2C gene encoding alpha-2C adrenergic receptor, with protein sequence MASPALAAALAAAAAGHNASGAGEGGSGRAANASGSTWGPPPGQYSAAAVAGLAALVGFLIVFTVVGNVLVVIAVLTSRALRAPQNLFLVSLASADILVATLVMPFSLANELMAYWYFGQVWCGVYLALDVLFCTSSIVHLCAISLDRYWSVTQAVEYNLKRTPRRVKATIVAVWLISAVISFPPLVSLYRQPDGAAYPQCGLNDETWYILSSCIGSFFAPCLIMGLVYARIYRVAKLRTRTLSEKREPAGPDGASPTTENGLGAGENGHCALPRRSRADVDPEDSSAAAKRRRRRGALRRGGRRRAGGEGASGADGAGPGSGTAEQGALAAERSPGPSGRLSRASSRSVEFFLSRRRRARSSVCRRKVAQAREKRFTFVLAVVMGVFVLCWFPFFFSYSLYGICREACQVPVPLFKFFFWIGYCNSSLNPVIYTVFNQDFRRSFKHILFRRRRRGFRQ encoded by the coding sequence ATGGCGTCCCCGGCGCTggcggcggcgctggcggcggcggcggcgggtcACAACGCGAGCGGCGCCGGCGAGGGGGGCAGCGGCAGGGCCGCCAACGCCTCGGGGTCCACCTGGGGGCCGCCCCCGGGCCAGTACTCGGCGGCTGCCGTGGCGGGGCTGGCGGCCCTGGTGGGCTTCCTCATCGTCTTTACCGTGGTGGGCAACGTGCTGGTGGTGATCGCCGTGCTGACCAGCCGAGCGCTGCGTGCGCCGCAGAACCTCTTCCTGGTGTCGCTGGCCTCGGCTGACATCCTGGTGGCCACGCTGGTCATGCCTTTTTCTCTGGCCAACGAGCTCATGGCCTACTGGTACTTTGGGCAGGTGTGGTGCGGCGTGTACCTGGCGCTCGACGTGCTCTTCTGCACCTCGTCCATCGTTCACCTGTGCGCCATCAGCCTGGACCGCTACTGGTCCGTAACGCAGGCCGTCGAGTACAACCTGAAGCGCACCCCGCGCCGCGTCAAGGCCACCATCGTGGCTGTGTGGCTCATCTCGGCCGTCATCTCCTTCCCGCCGCTCGTCTCGCTCTACCGCCAGCCCGACGGCGCCGCCTACCCGCAGTGTGGCCTCAACGATGAGACCTGGTACATCCTGTCCTCCTGCATCGGCTCCTTCTTCGCCCCCTGCCTCATCATGGGCCTGGTCTACGCACGCATCTACCGCGTGGCCAAGTTGCGCACGCGCACGCTTAGCGAGAAGCGCGAGCCCGCGGGCCCCGACGGCGCGTCCCCGACCACGGAGAACGGTTTGGGCGCGGGCGAGAACGGGCACTGCGCGCTCCCGCGCCGCTCGCGGGCCGACGTGGATCCGGAGGACAGTAGCGCGGCAGCCAAGAGGCGCCGGCGCCGGGGCGCGCTgcggcggggcgggcggcggcgcgcgggcggcgAGGGAGCCTCGGGTGCCGACGGGGCGGGGCCCGGGTCGGGGACGGCCGAGCAGGGCGCGCTGGCGGCCGAGAGGTCCCCAGGCCCCAGCGGGCGCCTTTCGCGCGCCAGCTCGCGCTCCGTCGAATTCTTCCTGTCGCGGCGGCGCCGGGCGCGCAGCAGCGTGTGCCGCCGCAAGGTGGCCCAGGCGCGCGAGAAGCGCTTCACCTTCGTGCTGGCGGTGGTCATGGGCGTGTTCGTGCTCTGCTGGTTCCCCTTCTTCTTCAGCTACAGCCTGTACGGCATCTGCCGCGAGGCCTGCCAGGTGCCCGTCCCGCTCTTCAAGTTCTTCTTCTGGATCGGTTACTGCAACAGCTCGCTCAACCCGGTCATCTACACTGTCTTCAATCAGGACTTCCGGCGCTCTTTCAAACACATCCTCTTCCGACGGAGGCGAAGGGGCTTCAGGCAGTGA